A single region of the Microbulbifer sp. MKSA007 genome encodes:
- a CDS encoding aminotransferase class I/II-fold pyridoxal phosphate-dependent enzyme: MHIESATQEQLIEWEKELSAHYNKICQHELSLDITRGKPSAEQLKLSDKLDGILSGDYRAADGTDTRNYGGLIGLTCARELGAEMLQVPVSEVIAGGNSSLTLMYHALVTGYLFGFAGTTPWRELKAPKFLCPVPGYDRHFTICEQLGIQMINVPMGEQGPDMELVEKLVRDDAEIVGIWCVPKFSNPTGATYSKETVERLAQLGQLAGAGFRIFWDNAYSVHDIGNYVSLPNIRTATLENDTADSVIQFASTSKVTHAGAGVAFVSASQANLDSLKGQMQAMTIGPDKVNQLRHSRFFTEYTSLTEHMHKHADILRPKFECVLEHLHNALTDADMGTWEKPEGGYFVSFNTLPGCAKAVVKMAADAGVKLTPAGATFPYGKDPEDSNIRIAPSFPPLEELDTAMSVFVLCVKLVSLRKKLGKI, from the coding sequence GTGCATATCGAATCCGCCACACAGGAACAATTGATTGAGTGGGAAAAAGAATTAAGCGCTCACTACAACAAGATCTGTCAACACGAGTTAAGCCTGGATATCACACGTGGAAAGCCCTCGGCGGAGCAATTAAAACTTTCCGATAAACTTGATGGAATTCTCTCCGGTGACTATCGAGCGGCAGACGGTACCGACACTCGCAACTACGGTGGCCTAATCGGTCTGACCTGCGCAAGGGAGCTGGGAGCCGAAATGCTTCAAGTGCCTGTCAGCGAAGTGATTGCCGGAGGCAACAGCTCTCTCACACTGATGTATCACGCCCTAGTCACCGGTTACCTGTTCGGCTTTGCGGGCACTACCCCCTGGCGCGAATTAAAAGCTCCCAAATTTCTCTGCCCTGTTCCCGGCTATGACCGCCATTTTACGATCTGTGAGCAGCTGGGTATCCAAATGATTAACGTGCCCATGGGAGAACAGGGGCCCGACATGGAGCTTGTGGAAAAGCTCGTGCGCGACGACGCAGAGATTGTTGGTATCTGGTGTGTGCCCAAGTTTTCAAATCCAACAGGAGCCACTTACAGCAAGGAAACTGTAGAAAGATTGGCGCAGCTGGGACAACTTGCCGGCGCCGGCTTCCGGATATTTTGGGACAATGCCTATTCGGTGCACGACATTGGCAACTATGTAAGTCTGCCAAATATTCGCACAGCAACCCTGGAAAATGATACTGCAGACTCCGTAATACAGTTTGCCTCAACTTCAAAAGTCACCCACGCTGGCGCAGGCGTTGCGTTTGTGAGCGCCAGCCAGGCAAATCTCGATTCCCTCAAAGGCCAAATGCAGGCAATGACCATTGGTCCTGACAAAGTCAACCAATTGCGTCACTCGAGATTTTTTACCGAATACACCAGCCTGACAGAACACATGCATAAACATGCAGATATTCTTCGCCCGAAGTTCGAGTGTGTTCTGGAGCATTTACATAATGCCCTCACCGATGCAGATATGGGTACTTGGGAAAAACCCGAAGGGGGTTATTTTGTTTCCTTTAATACCCTTCCCGGTTGCGCAAAAGCAGTGGTTAAAATGGCTGCGGATGCCGGAGTAAAATTAACACCTGCCGGCGCTACCTTCCCTTATGGTAAGGACCCTGAGGACAGCAATATTCGTATTGCACCCAGTTTCCCACCGCTGGAAGAACTGGATACCGCAATGTCTGTTTTCGTCCTCTGTGTCAAACTGGTGAGTCTACGTAAAAAGCTTGGCAAAATTTAA
- a CDS encoding GNAT family N-acyltransferase, which yields MIHLETLLQKNAWYSAAPQKTTRKLVSATVKKICCEEQLQEFTSSYPHLGGLDFIRQVFDDLNFRYELNPSELARVPTSGPLVIVSNHPLGSLDGLALIDMVARVRKDVRAVASQLLWNIKSLRPCLLPVDNFNGRTRRADIEGIYSHLGDGGAIIIFPAGEVSRLTPHGVRDGRWNSGFARFAEKTNAPILPVQVLGRNSWWFYGLSMLNKPLSTLWLIREMFKQASRSIDIRIGRPLEAEHFRSWPLTPRAKAALWRKHVYQLHRSPAPLGPELIVEAEPKADVARVVESCVSLSELGNFSVRLYRQKADCPVMRELARVREIAFRSVGEGTGQSRDWDAFDAHYDHLLLWDAENRQIAGAYRIAATEALSDDQIYSSTLFNYPQPPRQCLPDSAELGRSFLLPEYWRGRGLDLLWCAIGQWVLRNKVRYLFGPVSMPGTFSVRAKSVIVRYFSHYFAPENSLGDARLPFPEAQSELPELLGDSVSDMRQLKHILREEGVMLPPLFKKYASVTKTGGTSFHAFNIDPDFCDAVDGLVVVDLSKVDEKFAKRYLSS from the coding sequence ATGATTCATCTTGAGACTCTTTTGCAGAAAAACGCCTGGTACAGCGCGGCACCACAAAAAACCACGCGAAAATTGGTTTCTGCCACAGTAAAGAAAATCTGTTGTGAGGAGCAGCTACAGGAATTTACCAGCAGTTACCCCCATCTTGGCGGCCTGGATTTTATTCGCCAAGTATTCGATGACTTGAATTTTCGCTACGAATTAAATCCATCAGAGTTGGCTCGGGTTCCCACTAGTGGGCCGCTGGTGATTGTGTCTAATCACCCCTTAGGAAGCCTGGATGGTCTCGCTCTGATTGATATGGTGGCGCGGGTACGGAAAGATGTTCGAGCTGTCGCGAGCCAACTATTATGGAACATAAAATCCCTGCGCCCCTGTTTATTGCCCGTAGATAACTTTAATGGGCGTACCCGTCGAGCCGATATTGAAGGTATTTATAGCCATTTAGGTGACGGGGGAGCGATCATCATTTTCCCGGCGGGCGAAGTATCCAGGCTCACCCCCCATGGGGTTCGGGATGGACGCTGGAATTCAGGCTTTGCCCGTTTTGCGGAAAAAACCAATGCGCCGATATTGCCGGTGCAGGTTTTAGGGAGGAATTCTTGGTGGTTCTATGGCCTCTCAATGTTGAACAAGCCTCTCTCGACTTTATGGTTGATCAGGGAGATGTTTAAACAGGCCAGCCGCAGTATCGATATTCGTATAGGTCGTCCATTGGAAGCTGAACACTTTCGTAGCTGGCCGCTAACACCCCGCGCCAAGGCTGCCCTGTGGCGTAAACATGTCTACCAATTACATCGTTCACCGGCCCCTCTGGGACCGGAATTAATTGTTGAAGCTGAGCCAAAAGCCGATGTAGCGCGAGTGGTTGAGTCCTGTGTATCACTCTCTGAACTGGGTAATTTTTCTGTGCGTTTATATCGGCAGAAAGCAGATTGCCCCGTCATGAGGGAATTGGCCAGAGTGAGGGAGATTGCTTTTCGCTCAGTGGGGGAAGGGACCGGGCAGAGCCGGGATTGGGATGCGTTTGATGCTCATTACGACCATCTATTGTTGTGGGATGCAGAAAATCGACAGATTGCAGGAGCTTACCGCATAGCAGCGACCGAGGCGCTCTCGGATGATCAGATATACAGCAGTACGCTATTTAATTACCCGCAGCCTCCTCGGCAGTGCCTGCCAGATTCTGCTGAGCTAGGGCGTAGCTTCCTACTGCCGGAATATTGGAGAGGACGCGGGTTAGACCTGCTCTGGTGTGCTATTGGACAGTGGGTATTGCGCAATAAGGTACGCTACCTATTTGGCCCAGTGTCTATGCCCGGTACATTTTCCGTGAGAGCGAAGTCCGTCATTGTGCGCTATTTTTCCCATTATTTTGCTCCTGAAAACTCCTTGGGGGATGCTCGACTGCCATTTCCGGAAGCACAATCTGAACTGCCTGAATTACTCGGGGATTCGGTGTCAGATATGCGTCAATTGAAGCATATTTTGCGTGAGGAGGGCGTTATGCTACCTCCCCTATTTAAAAAGTATGCCTCTGTTACTAAAACGGGAGGGACCAGTTTCCACGCCTTTAATATTGACCCGGATTTTTGCGATGCTGTGGATGGGCTGGTCGTTGTTGATTTATCAAAAGTGGACGAGAAGTTTGCTAAACGTTATTTATCCAGCTGA
- a CDS encoding UDP-2,3-diacylglucosamine diphosphatase, with protein MSNRYRALWISDVHLGSRDSEPHRLADFLAQNRADTVYLVGDIFDMQALAQGRGTWCQASSLLLEMLSELSSLTPEVIYIPGNHDAPMRSWAGKRLGNIRIEKDYIHTASNGRRFWVTHGDQFEHRIKINPISYHIGDRSYYLMLRFNRWINYWRNRFNKPWWSLASQIKNRVGAARQMMSDFEDVATREAISRGFDGVICGHIHRPALRNKTVCGDAVTYANCGDWVDSMSAVVEQQDGNLDLLHWYRTPKIASIMTEVVAA; from the coding sequence ATGAGCAATCGCTATCGCGCACTGTGGATTTCCGATGTCCATTTGGGCAGCAGAGACAGTGAGCCCCATCGACTTGCAGATTTTCTGGCTCAGAATCGCGCCGATACGGTCTATCTGGTTGGGGATATTTTTGATATGCAGGCACTCGCTCAAGGACGAGGTACATGGTGTCAGGCCTCTTCGCTGCTACTGGAAATGCTTTCCGAATTAAGTAGCCTGACGCCTGAAGTCATTTATATTCCTGGAAATCACGACGCGCCAATGCGCAGCTGGGCCGGAAAGCGGCTCGGCAATATCCGAATTGAAAAAGACTATATCCACACTGCTTCTAATGGGCGCCGCTTTTGGGTAACCCACGGCGATCAGTTTGAACACCGAATTAAAATAAATCCAATCAGTTACCATATCGGCGATCGCAGTTATTACCTGATGCTGCGCTTTAATCGCTGGATCAATTATTGGCGCAATCGGTTTAACAAGCCTTGGTGGTCGCTGGCCAGCCAAATAAAAAATCGTGTGGGTGCCGCTCGACAAATGATGAGTGATTTTGAGGATGTCGCCACCCGTGAAGCGATATCGCGGGGGTTCGATGGTGTTATTTGTGGCCATATCCATAGGCCTGCCCTTAGAAATAAAACAGTGTGTGGGGATGCTGTGACCTATGCGAATTGTGGTGATTGGGTCGACTCTATGAGTGCGGTTGTAGAACAACAGGATGGCAATTTAGATCTTTTACATTGGTATCGGACTCCAAAAATTGCCAGCATAATGACAGAGGTGGTTGCGGCATGA
- a CDS encoding DUF1820 family protein — MANPIYKVIFHNQNQVYELYARAIYQSDMYGFIEVEEFVFGEKAQLVVDPSEEKLKTEFASVTRSYIPMHSIVRIDEVEKEGTGKIVEVKGDKVAKFPFAPPIRHPQDTE; from the coding sequence ATGGCCAACCCGATTTATAAAGTTATTTTCCACAATCAAAACCAAGTGTACGAACTCTACGCTCGGGCCATCTATCAAAGTGATATGTACGGCTTTATCGAGGTGGAGGAGTTTGTATTTGGGGAAAAGGCTCAGCTTGTGGTCGATCCCAGTGAGGAAAAGCTGAAAACCGAATTTGCTTCGGTAACCCGTTCCTATATTCCGATGCACAGCATCGTGCGTATTGATGAAGTGGAAAAAGAGGGCACCGGCAAGATTGTTGAAGTAAAGGGTGACAAAGTTGCCAAGTTTCCTTTTGCCCCGCCTATCCGTCATCCCCAGGACACAGAGTGA
- the miaB gene encoding tRNA (N6-isopentenyl adenosine(37)-C2)-methylthiotransferase MiaB, whose translation MSETSVKKLYIKTHGCQMNEYDSARMRDLLGESHDMVPTDDPDEADVLLVNTCSIREKAQEKLFHQLGRWKHLKEKNPDLVIGVGGCVASQEGEAIAKRAPHVDLIFGPQTLHRLPEMMETKEQKSGAVIVDVSFPEIEKFDRLPQPEADGATAFVSIMEGCSKYCTFCVVPYTRGEEVSRPVADVLEEIAHLADQGVREVNLLGQNVNAYRATGEDGHEVDFAELITYVAAIDGIDRIRYTTSHPVEFSDALIDVYGQVPELVSHLHLPVQSGSDRILMAMKRGHTALEYKSKIRRLKKIRPDICLSSDFIIGFPGETDRDFEATMNLIQDVGFDISFSFIYSPRPGTPAADLADDTPEEVKKQRLQLLQARINQQAAAIARRMVGNTERVLVTGVSKKDPGQLQGRTENNRVVNFRADDLALIGKFADVVIEEALPNSLRGTLVTSELEEDLF comes from the coding sequence ATGTCCGAAACATCGGTGAAAAAGCTATATATTAAGACCCACGGCTGCCAAATGAATGAGTACGATTCCGCGAGGATGCGCGATCTGCTCGGCGAGTCCCACGACATGGTACCTACCGACGATCCCGACGAGGCGGATGTACTATTGGTCAACACCTGTTCTATCCGCGAGAAAGCCCAGGAAAAGCTGTTCCACCAGCTGGGCCGTTGGAAGCACCTGAAGGAAAAAAATCCCGACCTGGTGATTGGTGTTGGCGGCTGTGTAGCAAGTCAGGAAGGCGAGGCGATTGCCAAGCGCGCGCCCCATGTAGACTTGATCTTTGGCCCCCAGACCCTGCATCGCCTGCCGGAGATGATGGAGACCAAGGAGCAAAAAAGCGGCGCAGTTATCGTCGATGTGAGCTTCCCGGAGATCGAGAAGTTTGATCGCCTGCCCCAGCCAGAGGCCGACGGCGCCACCGCATTTGTCTCTATTATGGAAGGCTGCTCCAAGTACTGCACTTTCTGCGTGGTTCCCTACACCCGTGGCGAAGAAGTCAGCCGCCCTGTGGCCGATGTACTCGAAGAGATCGCCCACCTTGCAGACCAGGGTGTCCGCGAAGTGAACCTGCTTGGGCAAAACGTAAACGCCTACCGCGCTACGGGAGAAGATGGCCACGAAGTGGATTTCGCCGAGCTGATCACTTATGTGGCAGCGATTGATGGCATCGACCGTATCCGCTATACCACCTCTCACCCGGTAGAGTTCTCCGATGCGCTGATCGATGTCTACGGACAGGTACCAGAACTGGTTAGTCATCTTCATCTGCCCGTACAGAGTGGCTCCGACCGCATTCTGATGGCAATGAAACGCGGCCACACCGCCCTGGAGTACAAATCCAAGATCCGCCGCCTGAAGAAAATTCGCCCGGATATCTGCCTGTCTTCAGACTTTATTATCGGCTTCCCCGGCGAAACTGACAGGGACTTTGAAGCGACCATGAACCTGATCCAGGACGTGGGCTTCGATATCTCCTTCAGCTTTATATATTCCCCTCGCCCAGGCACCCCAGCTGCCGACCTGGCCGATGACACGCCGGAAGAAGTGAAAAAGCAGCGCCTACAGCTGCTTCAAGCGCGGATTAACCAGCAGGCGGCAGCTATTGCACGCCGCATGGTTGGCAACACCGAGCGTGTACTGGTAACCGGTGTTTCCAAAAAGGACCCCGGACAGCTGCAAGGCCGCACCGAGAACAACCGGGTAGTCAACTTCCGTGCGGACGATCTCGCCCTGATCGGCAAATTTGCCGATGTTGTGATTGAAGAGGCCCTGCCAAACTCCCTGCGCGGTACTTTAGTCACATCTGAGCTGGAAGAAGACCTGTTCTAA
- a CDS encoding PhoH family protein yields METQTLAHSITLEPNDARRLANLCGQFDQHLRQIEQRLDIEIRNRGNQFSFFGDAKSARAAGELLSRLYKETGTKDYLTPDEIHLALQQAGVEELTGQDGSGDSSEADQVVLIRTKKCSVRPRGLNQRKYVRAVQTNDINFGIGPAGTGKTYLAVACAVESLLKDEVERILLVRPAVEAGEKLGFLPGDLSQKVDPYLRPLYDALYEMLGFETVGKLIERNVIEVAPLAYMRGRTLNNAFVILDESQNTTREQMKMFLTRIGFGSTAVITGDPSQVDLPRGQASGLRHAVGVLGRVNGISFTHFGAKDVVRHPLVQRIVEAYDIHEAELEMASADRISNKADENAA; encoded by the coding sequence TTGGAAACACAAACCCTCGCTCACAGCATCACTCTCGAGCCCAACGACGCACGCCGTCTCGCCAATCTCTGCGGTCAGTTCGACCAACACCTACGCCAAATAGAACAGCGCCTGGATATCGAAATTCGAAATCGCGGCAACCAGTTTTCATTTTTCGGCGATGCCAAATCGGCGCGTGCCGCTGGCGAACTACTCAGTAGGCTCTACAAGGAAACCGGTACCAAGGACTATCTCACTCCAGATGAGATTCACCTGGCTCTGCAGCAAGCGGGGGTCGAAGAACTCACCGGCCAAGATGGTAGCGGTGACTCCAGCGAAGCTGACCAAGTAGTACTGATTCGCACTAAGAAGTGCTCGGTACGCCCCAGAGGGCTCAATCAGCGTAAATACGTTCGCGCTGTGCAGACCAATGATATCAATTTCGGTATCGGACCCGCCGGTACCGGTAAAACCTACCTGGCGGTAGCCTGTGCTGTGGAGTCTCTGCTCAAGGATGAAGTTGAGCGAATCCTCCTGGTCCGCCCCGCCGTTGAAGCCGGCGAGAAATTGGGCTTCCTGCCCGGTGACTTAAGCCAAAAGGTAGATCCTTACCTCCGCCCACTCTACGACGCCCTCTACGAAATGCTCGGTTTTGAAACTGTTGGCAAGCTGATCGAGCGCAACGTTATCGAAGTGGCTCCCCTTGCCTATATGCGCGGGCGCACCCTGAATAACGCCTTTGTTATTCTCGATGAGAGTCAAAATACCACCCGCGAGCAGATGAAAATGTTCCTCACGCGGATTGGCTTTGGCTCAACCGCCGTAATTACCGGTGACCCCAGCCAGGTCGACCTGCCCCGTGGCCAAGCTTCCGGTTTGCGCCATGCTGTTGGAGTACTGGGACGGGTTAATGGAATCAGCTTTACCCACTTTGGAGCCAAGGATGTGGTTCGCCACCCCCTCGTGCAGCGCATTGTGGAGGCCTACGATATTCATGAAGCTGAGCTGGAAATGGCCTCGGCAGATCGAATTTCCAATAAAGCCGATGAGAATGCCGCTTAG
- the ybeY gene encoding rRNA maturation RNase YbeY, whose translation MTDLTLDVQRVSRCHDIPSDEAISNWVSKALTGHRNEAELSVRIVDESESQELNHQYRGKDKPTNVLSFPTDFPAELDLPMLGDLVICAPVVELEAEQQSKSLSAHWAHMVVHGTLHLLGYDHIEDADAQVMESLETKLLANLGIADPYAPQDEVG comes from the coding sequence ATGACTGATTTAACACTCGATGTGCAGCGGGTCAGCCGCTGCCACGACATCCCTTCCGATGAGGCTATCAGCAACTGGGTATCCAAGGCTTTGACCGGCCACCGCAACGAAGCGGAACTGTCGGTGCGAATCGTGGACGAAAGTGAGAGCCAGGAACTTAATCACCAGTATCGGGGTAAGGATAAACCCACTAACGTTTTATCCTTCCCTACCGATTTCCCTGCGGAGCTGGATCTCCCGATGCTTGGAGATCTTGTGATCTGTGCCCCAGTAGTTGAACTGGAAGCGGAGCAACAGAGCAAATCACTATCGGCGCACTGGGCACATATGGTGGTCCATGGCACACTGCACCTTCTAGGTTATGACCATATCGAAGATGCAGACGCTCAGGTTATGGAAAGCCTGGAAACGAAGTTGCTCGCCAACCTCGGCATTGCAGACCCCTACGCCCCACAGGATGAAGTGGGATGA
- a CDS encoding transporter associated domain-containing protein yields MTTDEPPSSHSASKSRASEKSWLEKLFSAFSAEPKSRDELLDIIKDAAENQLVDAEALSIIEGALDVSSQQVREIMIPRSQMVVVGLHDKPEEFLPKIIDSGHSRFPVVGESVDDIRGILLAKDLLPLLLKGFDGFQLEDLIRPANIIPESKRLNILLREFRENRYHMAVVIDEYGGVSGVVTIEDILEEIVGEIEDETDEEEADSYIRKVGENDFIVKALTPIEEFNEFFESAFSDEEFDTVGGLIMQSFGHLPGRDEVTRLGDFMFRVLYADSRQIHLLRVAHMRKPPEEDS; encoded by the coding sequence ATGACCACAGACGAGCCCCCAAGTAGTCACTCAGCGAGCAAATCCCGCGCGAGTGAAAAAAGTTGGCTGGAAAAGCTGTTCAGCGCCTTTTCAGCTGAACCCAAGTCTCGCGACGAATTATTGGACATCATTAAGGACGCCGCTGAAAATCAGCTGGTAGATGCTGAAGCGCTCTCTATTATCGAAGGCGCACTGGACGTTTCCAGCCAGCAAGTCCGCGAGATTATGATTCCACGCTCGCAAATGGTTGTGGTAGGCCTTCACGATAAGCCGGAAGAGTTCCTCCCCAAAATTATTGATTCGGGGCACTCCCGATTCCCTGTCGTCGGCGAAAGTGTCGATGATATACGCGGGATATTGCTCGCCAAAGACCTGCTCCCTCTCCTGTTGAAAGGTTTCGACGGATTTCAGCTCGAAGACCTGATCCGCCCAGCCAATATTATTCCCGAGAGCAAGCGCCTCAATATCCTGCTGCGCGAGTTCCGTGAGAACCGCTACCATATGGCGGTCGTGATAGACGAATACGGCGGTGTATCCGGTGTTGTGACTATTGAAGATATCCTCGAGGAAATTGTCGGTGAAATCGAAGACGAGACCGACGAGGAAGAAGCGGATAGTTATATCCGTAAAGTTGGGGAAAACGATTTTATCGTTAAAGCTCTGACTCCCATTGAAGAGTTCAATGAATTTTTCGAGAGCGCCTTTAGTGATGAAGAATTCGACACTGTCGGCGGTCTTATTATGCAATCATTCGGCCATTTGCCGGGCCGTGACGAAGTCACCCGACTGGGTGACTTTATGTTCCGGGTACTCTATGCAGACAGCCGCCAGATACACCTTTTGCGGGTTGCCCATATGCGCAAACCGCCAGAAGAAGACAGCTGA
- the lnt gene encoding apolipoprotein N-acyltransferase, with the protein MAAQLGLYRFPWLFAGYGHTETWLAGWAPILSVYGIGLLLAFTGAVLALVVSGRLSPLKRHSHIILLTAALAPWPIGAALSQVEWTSAKGPLISVGLVQANIPQEKKWLPEFRGETISRYQEGTRALSDQDVDVIIWPEAALPMLYGQAPNLMQALQRNAETTNIDLITGILYDTRGSTQKGLSIHNSAAVFGQSPSVYHKRHLVPFGEYVPLEDFIRGTIEFFNLPTSFIRSGPDEQSPLNAAGASWAPLICYEIVYPRLVADSALSSQVLLTISNDAWFGTSIGPLQHMQMAQMRALETGRYLVRGTNTGVTAIADPKGRVIKKLPQFERANMTGDIRAMSGATPFMLAGISLVFALALPMLALALFLRRRVEPQSNSPLSGELPD; encoded by the coding sequence ATGGCTGCGCAGCTGGGCCTTTACCGGTTTCCCTGGCTCTTCGCCGGCTATGGCCATACAGAAACCTGGCTAGCGGGCTGGGCGCCGATTTTGAGTGTCTACGGCATAGGCCTGCTATTGGCATTTACCGGCGCAGTGCTGGCCCTGGTTGTCAGTGGCCGCCTATCCCCGCTCAAGCGGCACAGCCATATCATTCTACTCACTGCGGCACTGGCCCCCTGGCCAATAGGAGCTGCCCTCTCCCAAGTAGAGTGGACCTCCGCAAAAGGTCCTCTTATCAGCGTTGGGCTGGTGCAGGCTAATATTCCTCAGGAAAAGAAGTGGTTGCCAGAATTTCGCGGGGAAACTATCAGTCGCTACCAGGAGGGTACTCGCGCCCTTAGCGATCAGGATGTAGATGTTATTATCTGGCCCGAAGCCGCTCTGCCCATGCTCTACGGGCAAGCCCCCAACCTTATGCAGGCGCTGCAACGCAATGCTGAGACTACCAACATCGATTTGATCACCGGTATTCTCTATGACACCCGGGGTTCGACACAGAAGGGGCTGAGTATTCACAACTCCGCCGCAGTTTTTGGCCAGAGCCCCAGCGTGTATCACAAGCGCCACCTGGTTCCCTTTGGTGAGTATGTACCTCTGGAGGATTTTATTCGGGGCACTATCGAGTTTTTTAATCTCCCCACTTCCTTTATCCGCTCAGGCCCGGACGAACAATCACCACTCAATGCTGCTGGTGCAAGCTGGGCGCCGCTTATCTGCTATGAGATTGTCTATCCCAGGCTGGTTGCCGACTCAGCACTGTCTTCCCAGGTTTTGCTGACCATTAGCAATGATGCATGGTTCGGGACCTCTATTGGCCCCCTACAACATATGCAAATGGCGCAGATGCGCGCTTTGGAAACTGGTCGCTACCTGGTGAGAGGGACAAATACTGGTGTGACGGCAATTGCGGACCCCAAGGGGAGGGTTATTAAAAAACTCCCCCAATTCGAACGCGCGAATATGACCGGAGATATCAGAGCGATGAGTGGCGCCACTCCGTTTATGCTAGCCGGCATCTCATTGGTATTTGCCTTGGCGCTCCCAATGCTGGCCCTGGCCCTGTTTTTACGCCGTAGGGTGGAACCCCAATCCAACTCCCCTCTCAGTGGCGAGCTACCCGATTAA
- a CDS encoding NAD-dependent epimerase/dehydratase family protein: protein MHCLISGGTGLIGRLFCRRWLERGNTITVLSRHPDRVRNLCGESANACRDPAEVNQPVDVIVNLAGAPISRRWTEKYRTEIRGSRLDTTEKLVRWTLGQRDKPSYFLSGSAIGYYGNRGGELLKEDSAPGGLCRTAVSGLGGRHAPAAALWR, encoded by the coding sequence ATGCATTGCTTGATTAGCGGTGGCACCGGGCTTATAGGCAGACTCTTTTGTCGGCGCTGGCTGGAGCGAGGCAATACTATTACGGTATTAAGCCGACATCCGGACAGGGTTCGAAACTTATGTGGCGAATCAGCCAACGCCTGCCGCGATCCCGCAGAGGTAAACCAGCCCGTAGATGTTATTGTGAACCTTGCCGGGGCCCCCATCTCCCGTCGCTGGACAGAAAAATATCGCACTGAAATTCGCGGTTCACGCCTGGACACAACAGAGAAGCTGGTTCGCTGGACCCTGGGCCAAAGAGACAAGCCATCCTACTTCTTGTCCGGCTCCGCAATCGGCTATTACGGCAATCGCGGAGGGGAGTTACTGAAAGAAGACAGCGCTCCAGGGGGGCTTTGCCGCACAGCTGTGTCGGGACTGGGAGGCCGCCACGCTCCCGCTGCAGCACTCTGGCGTTAA
- a CDS encoding DUF1731 domain-containing protein: MLPPFRLGLGGPMGSGEHWMSWIHEEDEVGLILHAIDNQLCRPFNGSAPEPVTNNSFARILAKELHRPAFLRSPAWALKIAFGEMADELLLASDRVEPCTALETGYTFQFPTLEQALSDLLKGDGAATKASA; encoded by the coding sequence ATGCTGCCACCATTTCGGCTCGGGCTTGGCGGCCCCATGGGCTCGGGCGAGCACTGGATGAGCTGGATTCACGAAGAAGACGAAGTCGGGCTGATATTACACGCCATCGACAATCAACTTTGCCGTCCATTTAACGGAAGTGCACCAGAACCTGTCACCAACAACAGCTTTGCCCGGATCCTGGCCAAAGAGCTGCATCGCCCGGCGTTTTTACGCTCACCGGCCTGGGCTTTAAAGATAGCTTTTGGAGAGATGGCTGATGAATTACTGCTAGCCAGTGATAGGGTCGAGCCCTGTACAGCATTGGAAACCGGCTATACCTTCCAATTTCCAACTCTGGAGCAGGCCCTCTCAGACCTGCTCAAGGGTGACGGCGCTGCCACTAAAGCCAGCGCCTGA
- a CDS encoding YdcF family protein — MGKVPYQPHIRPEAVVILGAGRYRDRYSNRERLSAASLERVAGAVEQAPEDLPILVSGGRVHSGERLAESDLMAALLEEEFSTPVTWREDCSRTTAENAVNSADILHSANVRSVFLATHWWHMPRAAEIFSRAGLEVQPLPVGSAGELMPRAQTGVGRWLPNAVSLLRTQVYWREILARIWYRWSSLPSIRKC; from the coding sequence TTGGGCAAGGTACCTTATCAACCCCATATAAGGCCTGAGGCCGTTGTGATCCTTGGTGCAGGGCGTTATCGCGACAGGTATTCGAATAGGGAGAGACTCTCTGCGGCGAGTCTCGAAAGAGTTGCCGGTGCTGTCGAGCAAGCACCAGAAGACTTACCGATTCTGGTATCTGGCGGTCGGGTTCACAGCGGAGAGCGGCTGGCAGAGTCTGATTTAATGGCTGCGTTGTTGGAGGAGGAGTTTTCCACTCCGGTCACTTGGCGTGAAGATTGCAGTCGTACTACTGCAGAGAATGCAGTAAATAGTGCTGATATTTTGCACAGTGCTAACGTGAGGTCGGTTTTTTTGGCCACTCACTGGTGGCATATGCCTCGCGCAGCGGAAATTTTTTCCCGCGCTGGCTTAGAGGTACAGCCCCTGCCGGTTGGGAGTGCCGGAGAGTTGATGCCCCGCGCTCAAACAGGTGTGGGGCGCTGGCTGCCCAATGCTGTCTCCCTGCTAAGGACCCAGGTCTACTGGCGGGAAATACTGGCACGGATCTGGTATCGGTGGAGTTCGCTACCGTCCATCAGAAAATGTTGA